In Eremothecium gossypii ATCC 10895 chromosome II, complete sequence, the genomic window TTGCTTGTACACTTGAAGAAGTTCCGCTTTAACGGAACTTCTTCCTCAAAGATGAAGCAGGCCGTATCGTATCCGCTTTTTATGGATCTGACAGAATACTGTGTGGAAGCAGCAAAGTGTCTGCCAGTAAAGTATCAATTAATTAGTGTGGTGGTACATGAAGGACGCTCTCTCTCAAGCGGACACTACATCGCACATTGCAAGCAGCCGGATGGCACTTGGGCTACCTACGACGACGAATATATCAACAAGATAACTGAGCGGAATGTGTTGAAGGAAGTCAATGCTTACTACCTTGTTTACACGAGGCTGACACCGAAGTCAGTTAAGTTGACTGAAAAAATGGATTCCCATGCACATGATTTGAAAAACAgctctgctgcagctcggGCGACTCACACCGCCCAAGACCTTGTTCCATCGCGCAAAAAGAAGTTCAAGAAGAGTAAGAAGAGAAGGCTGAATAAATAAGGCCGCTTTTCAAGTTTTAAGAGACCGTTTAGATCTTTCATTGTTACTTTTTGTTTAATTGCATTGCATTCATTATAAAATAATACTGTACAATAATGTAAACTAGTGCCACATCTGCTCTCTTCTTGACAACTATTTTAAAGTCGAGGATGGTGAAAAGGTACACTGGCAAACGTTGCGCTTCATTATTAGACTATATACAGGTTCAATCGGCTATCTACCAACGAAGCTTATCATGGAACAACTGCAATACCCATGCTCTTCGCGACACCTACAACAGACTTCACGATGTTCTCCATATCTAAATAAGTGTGTCTGCCATCTGCCTTTTTAATCTTAGCAATCTCATAGATATGTTTGAGCGACAGCTCACCTAGGGTGCCCTCAGGTTTCTTTATATTAGGTTTGCCGTGTCCCTTTTCCTGATTTAATGCCCGCAGAAGTAGGTACCCGGTCGGTGGAGACTTCATCTCAAATGTGAATGAGCGATCAGGTTTGATCGTTATGAGAACGGGAATTGGCACACCCGGCGTATAAGATGCGGTACGAGCATTGAACTCTTTGCAGAAGTCCATCGCTTTGATACCTTTGGAACCCAAAGCCGGGCCAACCGGCGGTGACGGCGCGGCCTGGCCTGCACCTACGATCAGCTTAACTAGAATCTCTTTGGCACGTTGGGACATCCTCGATAAGGCCTTCTATCTCTTATTTCTGAACCTGGCCATGAGGAGAACAGAGTAATAATCAGGTGAATTAAAATTTTCTAGCAAATATTATTACCCGGATATGTTGATTATTTTACATAAGCTAACTTTTCAGTTGGCCCTGCGTCTGGTTTACGGTTAATAAGGGTCAACGTGTGCTAGCTAGGTGTCGTAGCGGGGGGTTGGGGAAAGGTCATATCGTGATTGTATGATAACTAAGTATTAAATAAATAGATATGGTATACATAGGGCAGAGGGAAAGGAGCCATCAAGAAAACCAAAGCTTGCCAGCAGAACTGAGTAAAAATGCAAATCAGCAGGTAAGAACATGGTATCTGCTACTACATTATACCCTTAACGGTACATTCATTGAATCAACATTGCTTCAAACTAGCAGTTTTCCGATCGCTGGCAAACAGGGATTATTTGGCGGCCCTTTTCTTCCTTTCAAGACCAGCTATGTGGGCCTCGCTTTGGTCGACCTGAGTATGTGTGTGTGATTTGGCTGATATGGATTTTCCGTTGTCGCCTGCGACGTAGCACATATCTATGGATTTGATCCAACTATCCTCCATAATCTCTTCTATGGACGCCCTACAAGCCGGCGCCAGAGATACCATTCTTCCGATAATTTGATGACTCTCTTCTGGAAGAGAGTGTAACAATCGCTGAGGGCCAATGTTGGGGTTGTTGGGGTCTGCGGGGTTATTTGAGCAGGTTTGCGATCTATCGGAAGAGTCCCCCGCGGGATCGTACGGAGGAGGGTCAGCTGTCCGAGTCACCAGAGCACTCAATGAGTCGCAATCCCTTCCAGAACAGAAAAACTTGAACGAATTATCTTTCAATTTAGGGATTTTCCAAGGGAACTTTTTTAGTATCATGCATGCGTATATGATTGCTGCTGACCAGATATCCACTGGCCGGGGGTCATATTTGCTGAAGATACAGACCTCTGGTGCGAGATATGGATCGCTGCCTACAATTCCGCTGGCCTCCACTAAAGTGCCTGAATGTGGGTAGGTGAAAACAACCGCGGCACCGAAGTCAATGATTTTGACAATACCCTGGCTATTGAGAACGCAGTTATCCAGTTTCAAATCACGGTGCGCTAGACCAAGGGAATGGAGATAGCCTATCCCGATCAGTATCTGTTTAAAGCAGCAACATATCTCTTCGTAAGACATTCTGTTGCTCATGACAATGGCAAAAAGATCATAATCACAGTATTCCATGACTTGTAGAATTCTGTTATTCTCGTATACTATTTCAATTGTTGCTATGATGTTAGAATGGCGCAGGGTCGATCCGATACAGTATTCAGATGTTATCTTCTTGATATAATCACGTTTTGTTTCATTCTCATGTTTTGGGCGGAACTCTTTAACAGCGAAAACAACGTTATCCTTCAATCTCCTGACCAACTTCACTGAGCCACCTGCTCCTGCGCCAAGTTTCTCTCCAGTCCTGGAATATCGCTTCGAGAATGGGATGGTTTGTGTGCCGATACTTGCATTGTATAATAAGGTATCACCACCTGATTGGCTCCCGTATGAGCAGGAAGTTATCGAAGACGAATGGGTTGAGCTTTGTGACGAAAGAGAGCCTGCTGAAGCCGGAGGAGTACCAGGTGATGTACTCAATTGCCCGGAGGAGCTACTCCGCTTGAAAAATCTCTTCAAATCAGCAAAGGATGAATGGCGTGACCGATAGTTGTGCTGACCCATGTTGCTGTCATATAACGGCGATGGAGACTCAATAAAGGGGTCATTTAATGAGCCAAAGTTCTGTCGAGAAGCAGAATAGATGGACCCTCGCCTCATGTGTATTGGTTTGGGGATAGATTTGCCGTAAGCAGTAGTTTCTTTGTTTGCGATGCTGGCCGCAAGTATGGTGGGATTGCAATTTGTCACCGGAGGATCCTTAGCGGCCTTTGTGAACAGATTGCTCAGCTGAGACGAAATAGAACTCGATTGCGGTATAGCATGTCCGGGATTTGCATCTGTCGAACATTTCTGTAGCTTTTGTCGAGAAATCATGAAGCGTGGTTCCACGGAGTCAACCTTAGGGGAGGAGATGATATTGCTGTCAATAACGGAAACATTCCTTGGGAGTGGGTTACCATACTTTTCTACCCAGGATGAGGGCATGTTCATGGCGCCATTGGTACCAGTTCGCTCACCTCCACTATTTGAATTTGGGACGGAGTACGGTATGCTTGAGGATAGGGATGGAAGGTTTCGCCCGCTTGCACTCGAACCAGTGGCACGAGAGCCTTTGAAGACTCCGCTAACACAATCACCCATTGGTACCAAGCTCTGGCGCTCCCTACCGCAGAAAGCGCCACCATTCCCGTAACTGATAGTACTTCCCACACTCGATTCTAGGAATGCTTTGGAAAAGCGCCCACCATCCTTCGACCCAAGCGGCGTTGTGTCGCTGTCAGTGTCCGAATCCACCTGCGTGATGGTCGTCGTGCTCGAGGAGACATGTGTTAGTGGCGGTTTTTGGACGCCAAGTACCGTGATCTGCCGGTCTCGTACGCTCTGTGCAGCCCCTGCAGCGTCCACTTCCTCAAAATTCCGCACGGCCGTCGATTCTCTCCGTCTCTCCTGCAATAATTTAGTGAGCGATGACATTTCTCCTGATGATCAGGGCTATGCTTTGCTTCTAGACCGCTAACTTGCCTTGTTGCACTGCCC contains:
- the MRPL19 gene encoding mitochondrial 54S ribosomal protein uL11m (Syntenic homolog of Saccharomyces cerevisiae YNL185C (MRPL19)); the encoded protein is MSQRAKEILVKLIVGAGQAAPSPPVGPALGSKGIKAMDFCKEFNARTASYTPGVPIPVLITIKPDRSFTFEMKSPPTGYLLLRALNQEKGHGKPNIKKPEGTLGELSLKHIYEIAKIKKADGRHTYLDMENIVKSVVGVAKSMGIAVVP
- the NPR1 gene encoding serine/threonine protein kinase NPR1 (Syntenic homolog of Saccharomyces cerevisiae YNL183C (NPR1) and YDL214C (PRR2)), producing the protein MSSLTKLLQERRRESTAVRNFEEVDAAGAAQSVRDRQITVLGVQKPPLTHVSSSTTTITQVDSDTDSDTTPLGSKDGGRFSKAFLESSVGSTISYGNGGAFCGRERQSLVPMGDCVSGVFKGSRATGSSASGRNLPSLSSSIPYSVPNSNSGGERTGTNGAMNMPSSWVEKYGNPLPRNVSVIDSNIISSPKVDSVEPRFMISRQKLQKCSTDANPGHAIPQSSSISSQLSNLFTKAAKDPPVTNCNPTILAASIANKETTAYGKSIPKPIHMRRGSIYSASRQNFGSLNDPFIESPSPLYDSNMGQHNYRSRHSSFADLKRFFKRSSSSGQLSTSPGTPPASAGSLSSQSSTHSSSITSCSYGSQSGGDTLLYNASIGTQTIPFSKRYSRTGEKLGAGAGGSVKLVRRLKDNVVFAVKEFRPKHENETKRDYIKKITSEYCIGSTLRHSNIIATIEIVYENNRILQVMEYCDYDLFAIVMSNRMSYEEICCCFKQILIGIGYLHSLGLAHRDLKLDNCVLNSQGIVKIIDFGAAVVFTYPHSGTLVEASGIVGSDPYLAPEVCIFSKYDPRPVDIWSAAIIYACMILKKFPWKIPKLKDNSFKFFCSGRDCDSLSALVTRTADPPPYDPAGDSSDRSQTCSNNPADPNNPNIGPQRLLHSLPEESHQIIGRMVSLAPACRASIEEIMEDSWIKSIDMCYVAGDNGKSISAKSHTHTQVDQSEAHIAGLERKKRAAK